The nucleotide sequence ATAGGTTttgaaaatcgcatgtttgaAATATATTTGCTATAATACCTCTAATAAACCATCTCTAAGGGCTTTAAAGTCTTTCAACAATATCCTGATCTGTGGACCTTCGATTTTGGTGTCCATCGGCAGACATTCGGAAATTGTTCCATAAATCTCTACTTGTTGATCAAAGAATATAGACCTGGTGTATatcttagcagcatctttttccaaaGTAGTTTCGCTCCAATCAGCAGGCTCAGTATACCTTGAAATATGATCATTTTTTCAATGATTGAACCTTTGGACATCCATTGCACCgtcaaaatgattcataaactctacaAGAGTGAGTTATGAATTTGACACCtggcaaaaaaaaaatgattcttGCTCTCTGATCTCGAAGTTGTTCGCATGAGACCAGACATGGGCTCATGCCGGTAAAAAGCCGGAATCCACATGTATCTCATCgaaaacatatcatcaatccatttgttttcagtgagaccgaactcaatcatcaccaacttccactgtctcTCGAATTCTTGAGGCTCAATGGAATCAGTCCATACAATGTCGCACATCCTCCTTTCAAACTCATCGTTATTGCACAACTCCTGTGCAACCTATACCGATAAATGCTATTTATAAGCCCCTATAACAAAatctatattataaaaaaaaacgcTAACGAAAGACAATATAGCATGCTATACCTTATTtgccacttttttcattatgtgccacatgcacaatcGGTGTTTGCTGGTAGAAAAAACGtcctcaatagcctgtttcatagCAGGGTCTTGGTCCGTCACTACAACCTTTGGCTGCCGACCAAATGACTTTACGAATGAATTCAGAAGCCATTTGTAGGATTCAATGCTCTCTGAGGCCAACAACCCATCTCTAAGGATTACATTTCTACAGTGGTTATCAATGCCAGTGaacggaacaaacaccatcttgtaccAGAACAAACACATGCGAAATATACACTAAAACATGCGAAATAGACAgatatcatatgcaaaaatataCAGTATAACATGTGATATATTCAACACCAACTCTTCAAATGTCTACACATGCGATATTGCAAGTTTAGGAAATCATATAACAtgccaaaataaataaaaaacatgtttgtcttgaaacacttacctgtttgtcttgaaagttgcaTCGAACGATATCACATCCCCAAACTCCATAAAGTTAAGCTTGCATAACCCATCAGCCCAGAACAAACCGGTTAACCGTTTGTCATCATCAACAGAATATTCAAACGAATAATCAGCTAAATACTGTTTTTTGTCGGTCACCCTATTAATCACCATGTCAGCGTCATATTCTCCTATATAACTGTTAATTCGATtcctaaaatttttgcaatcatcaaccgtggCACCAACGTTCTCGAAACCACCATAAGGTTTCCTCATTACATGGAAAGCTTTGACAGGACCAAGGTTTAAAATGCCTAGTTCCCATACCATCTCCTCCTGGACATCTGACAATTGTCTGTAAGCTGGAAGCATAGGAATATCATGTAGACATACAAACTTGTGATTATGGCCATCAACAAATCTCTTTACCgtatataatctaccatccacTATGCAAATCATAAGATGAGCTTTGCATCCAGTTCTAATGGTACCCCTGTTCCTTAATTTGTATGGCTTTTTTTACTTCGAATAACGATCTTCAATACACACTGCCTTATGaccctctttagaacaaacaaaatacttagttttggTTATACCACCACTGTGTACTTCACCACCCTTCCGAGtagaaaaaccagctaacttagcatatgatttgtaaaacgcatatgcttgttcaatagagGTAAATTGCATTCCAACCACAGGTGTAGCTGATGCTTGACCTCCGGAGTGTAAATCCTTTCATCTAcataaatcaaatcaaaaaaacaaaaaaaaaataacacatgtgaGTTATCAGACTCCTTACATGCGATTTATTAATAACTGCATAATTTCAACGTAAGAACAACAACACGTGCGAAATGTAGGAGCCATAACATGCAAAaatgatgattttgatgaatATGTTTCACACATGCGATTTATTATATCAAAACATGCGAAAATCCGTAACAGAATAAACATCACATGCGAATTGAAAAACTCATAACATGCGAACTTATACATGTTGCTTTCATATCAAAATATATGAAACATTCAAACTTCAAAAACAACTACAACAATGCAAAATCATTGCTATGATTAAACAAAACAACTCTACAAACAATTTAAATATCAGCATTAACATAATTACCATCCGTTTCTTCGTTTACAACACTTGTACTTGCAATTggatttggatttggatttgTAGATTGCGGATTTAAAACATCTTCAATAGAAACTCTCTGATATGCAGTGCTGCTCTGTGGATCCATCGAAAAAAATaattgaatgaaaccctaacgcagaagaacgaaaactgcaatttgagaattatgaaaaaatttgaaactgattcgAATGATAATTACCAGGATATTagtgtaacgaacttctcgctgaTTGAATGAAGAGACGAATTTGCCCTCAGATGATTGAATTAAATGTCTGATTTAACCTTATCAATGAAAAacgaatcaggacacgtgtacggCCACTACTGTCGCGTATGTAATGTACGATTAGGGAATTTGTATTCTATagtttacacacacacacacacacacacacacacacacatatatatatatatatactagtcgtttacccgcgcgatgcagcgggaagcatatcacttaggttggtgagtttagggctatgtactgGGCGGTTCAGTTTTGAGCCACTtcaactaatttgatcacttggAGGTTCAAATTATGGAGATAAGGTGTTAAAATAAAATCGGATGTCGTGTCCCCCTTAAAGTGATTCAAGAATGAAACTATTCACATAGCATGTCACTTCATCTTGGTTGCTTGTTGACGTAACAAAGTAAAGGTACGTGACCTAGTAACCATTTTGTTGATGTGGTTCAAGATAATGACTTGTAGATGCAAATGCGATTGCTATGTTATGTTACCTTGGTTGTCTATATCATAGACGCCCATGACATAATACATGTTCGTAACTTGTTGGCTAAGATTTTTGTAACTTGGAACAaatattttttacaaaaattttcaAGCGTTTGGACTTCCTAACAACTTGTCGAGAAACATACCTTGAATTTAGAAAACAAAGTTTCGAGAAACCTCCCTTCATAGATATTTAATTTTATTCGCTGCACGGCTTAGTGAATAAAACTATCaaacagatttttttttattggctgtctcattttctttctttttatttatCTCCTAAATCTATTTTGATTTACATGCAATCAAgacaaataaaaatatatatttaaactaTAAACAACCTGTTGTCGTCGTTTCCTCTTTGACTGCACTCAGTCATATTATCACCTCTGCAAACAGGATTTTCTAAAAACTACAAAACTATAATACATTAAACAAGATCAAAACCATATAGTTGTGTCATTTATTTACACTCTTATTTAAGTACCATTCTCAGATCAATCAGcaataaaattacaaaaaaaaaattatcattTACAATTTCCTTACACCCTaacaaaaatcacattttaagatAATCACACTAAATCCTATTGCACTAACCCATTAGAATGCAGTTGAGTAGCCTCGTCCATACCGAGTTTGACTCGCCCCTCCTTCCAACAAAGCTCTCCAATCCCTACCCTCACCATCATCCCGTTCACGAAGCGCTGTTAGCATACGTTTCACATTCTCTTGTGCGCGTTCGTTTCCACTCTCCGCCACTTCACGCAGCACCTCAGCCCCTCCTGCCTGAACACGAGTTCCTAATGCAATGACATTTGATGCTTCATGGATAAGATCAACAACATGCATCCCCAATATATATACTCCAAGAATCTCACCGGTATCAGGCCTATATAGCAACTACATCAAACAAAACCAAAAGCCCATCAACATTCTCTATTTGACTGCCAAATGGCCATCGGATGAGCAGTTGGAACAAATATACAAAAAATAAATCCATTGTGACCCAACACAACAGTattcttattaataaataaattaattaattaattaattaactaataaAGAAGAACTTGATGGAAGAGACCTTGGCAAGACCCTCCTCTTCATTCTCGGCCAATGCTTTTGTGTTCTCCTTGAAACTCGTCTTTGCAACACTTATTTTGAACTTTTCTTTCTTGGCTTTCTCCTTTGCTTGAGGCTGCACCATTCACTGATAACAAAATcaaatatagtatagatatatttaTTGTGGTAAGAAGTCATTTGTCAAACGAATGACGACCTATTTTGGAGTATTCATATTCACAATTTGTTCTTTATTGCATATATTCTGACCATCTTTCCATCCATGTGTCCTTTTTTTCTGCCCTTATCTTCttcccattcacatgatctattTTGACTTTTTTAAATTGAAATCTGTGGACAAATTGGTATTTGGTTTCTAAATCAAGTACTTGTATTGGACAACTAAAATCATTGAAACTTACTAATTGAGCCAAATGCTTGTCTTCGTCTTCTGAAACGGTCATGTTTGGTAAAAAAATATATGTGTGGCCGGAAAAGGAGGCTGGTAGAAGTGGTTTGCCGCTGCTGATAACGAATGGAAAAAAATCACAAAACTAGGGCCTCACTTCAGTAATTTTGCGACTTAATCAAGAAATACCTTTtgtaaaattagaaaaaaaagatgatgtatatattaaaaaaaactaaaagattagaGTAAAGTCCtatttgagtccctgtggtttgtgcagtttaaccatttgaatccaaaaaccaaaactgtcttgatttgagtccctgtggtctctaattttaaacatttgagtccctATGGTCTCTAATTTgaaccatttgaatccaaaaaccAAATGTTTCTGATTTGGATGTTGTTTActtttggattcaaatggttaaaattagAAACCACAGGGACTCGAATCAAGACAGTTTTggtttttggattcaaatggttaaacTGCACAAACCACAAGGACTCAAATAGGACTTTACTCGAAAGATTATTTTACAATAGCTTTCACCCCTTCTGAACCGAGTTCTATGGGGGCCTATTCCTTTATCATGCGTGGAAGCATAAAGTCTCTGGTACGCTCTATACAATCTGCAAAAAGAAATAAAATCAATGGATACTCAAATACtaaaaaaatagagtaaaatCCATTTTCGTCCCTATGAGGTTtagccagttttgcgactttcggccaaaggtttgtttttccgcatctcaTTACAATAAACCAATTCAAATAGTTTAGTTCAAAAAAGAATTAAAACATCTATCACATTCCAAATTTTGCATAAGAAAAAATATTAAATGCCAGGCCAATATTTGGGGAAGAGCCAAAACACATCTAATAATTCTTAATAACATGTCACATGTCCCAAACCTATTGTCATTTAATAGATATAATACATACGCAGAACAACATCAGTTACGATTTAAATAACATGTAAAATATGAATATATGATAATTGATAACTTAGCAGTTGGAACACATGATTAAAAGATGTAAAagatgtaaaagataaaaagcaTACTCTGTAGAGAAAAAGTTTGAAATAGCTCTCTGATGAGATCTAGAACTTGCCTAACTCTGCGAAGCTTGCGAGTCAGGCTTTCGGCTGCCTGCACCGTGTCGGTTTTCACATCGCAATCGATTACTTTACTCAAAGTGCCGTAAACACTTGCTACATCCTCAAGATCATTGACCTGAAAGGGATAATCATAAATTTAAAATCCAAATACAGTCTGAGAATGTAATACCTATCGTTTTGGTTCATTTTTGGTTTCCGTTACCCATTAGTTATATAAAACAGTTGGGTTAACAGTTAACTGACCAAAGGGCCTTCATTTTTGGTTCTGGCTAAATTGGACAAAGTTTAATACATATTTGATTTTTgtcaaaaaaataaaagataaaactGATTTGATACATATTTAGGTCCTAGACTCATAGTACGTAATGAAATTCTGGATTTCCTCCCTTTTGCGGTTTGGTTAAATCGGTTTTTGTAAATGTAGGCAACCAAAACCAAACTAAATATATTAAAACCCAACCATAAAATAGACACTTAAAACCATATCCTAAGGTCTACGTCCTCAATGTACTTAAGAACCGTTCCCACTCTTTCTTGATCTTCGGAGTTCAACAGACTTGCAGGCCCCTAGTTACCAATATACGTTAACTTGCAAAGAAACTTTATAAAAGATTCTCGAAACAACAATCAAAGCCCTGATTACTTACATTATCGCGCCTTATTTCAGATAACTTGTCACAAAAATAGTCGTATGCAGTAGAAGAACTGTTCTTCTCCAAATTGACTTGAAGTGAGAGACTGCTGTTACAATCTTGATATAGATGGATATCCCACAGTGTGGTCATCTTATCTAATGACTCAACTGTAAAGTAACTGCATTCCGTATCAACTAACTATATAGTAGCTCTCTTGCTCTTGTTTCTCATCTTATCTAATGACTCAGCAGCTGCATTCATACCTTCCGCTCTCAGGGATGGGTATTGCTTCAACTCCTAGATATACAAGTGAGATAGACAAACCATTGATTTATGATTTCAAAATGAAATTATATTCATGTTCTCTGTTCAATAGAACCAGAAAATCAATAGTCCATATACAGAATAGGATCTTGAAACTAACCGAGGTCTCATTAATTGACTTGTGTACCAGATCCTTCAGTACACCATGAACCTGAAGCCAATAAGAAAGAGAAACGAATCAAATGTTATAACTATTATCTCAAAATCAAGATAACATTTTACTATATTATAGACGGCAAAAATAATACATTAAAAAAAAGATGtacacaaggtttacaatctaGACCAAGCCTTCACCTTCACCTTCTTAATGGTAATGTGAAAGTTTCTGATAATAGTGACAGAGCTTTCAATGTAACCCATAGAAAAGGTGTACAAATGAAATCTGTAAAACAGAGAAACTTCAAACAAACTatcattcaaaacaaacaaaagctgACATCCACAAATCAACATCAAAGTCACTGAAACAAGCTAACATTCAAAACAAACCCTAATTCAAAAAAGTCGAAGTTATCATTGAAAATTCTGAATCGTATGTGTTAGGGCTTCAATCGAGCCAATCTGAGCTCGTTTAATGAATCTATGTAAAGCATATTCTTagaaaaaatgaaattttttaatTCGTAACCAAAAACAACGGTAGATCTGAGTCATCACCACCATCTTCCACCCACAACCACCAGGTAATCTCTAATATTACACAGATCTgattcaaataacaaaaaaaaaagatatggTAAAAAGAAAGGTACCGAGCGGTCAAACTAGTCGATCTAGAGAGATTCATCACTGAGGAAGCGTGGATCTTGAAGCGACTGATAATGAAACCCTAGAATCGCCTGGAGAAAGGGAGGAGATGGTTAACAAAACTGAAGCACATATATCGCCTGAGATCACCTCACGCGGCCTCAAGTTTAAAGCAGATACAAACATCACATTCAAAAACTAATGGGCACGACCTAAACAAATCAAAGGAGGTTGTCGGACTTACCTCGGGTTGTTGGAACTTGCCTCGACCACTTTTACAGACCACACCTTTGTTGGATCTGGTGAGATCTTGCTCATACCACAGGAGGCAAGAAACCCTAAATTGAAAATCATCAGAGAGAGAAAGAAGGAGGAGCAGCTGGATGAAATGAATTAGGGTTTAGAAAGCGAGTGAAAGAAACATTATATAGGATCCATAAGAGGTAAAACGGGTCAAAGTGATCCGGTTAGGATCCATGCGGGTTCACAGCGTGTTGAAGACAATTTTCAACACCTTTATGCTTAAAATGGTTGTATAATGTGCTTGAAATGCTTGTACAATGGCAAATGACCATTCTTgcccttcctatatgcttattacagtagtatatatatatatatatatatatagggaagagttcattggggaacactaaaaaaataGGGAACTGGGGAACAGGGGCATTTTCGTCCATAtatatttaagttttaaacaCGCCACTGAATACGTATTTTCTCCAGATCTTTGACTTCTCCGTAGCTCTTTTCCGGCGATATTACGGCAGCTCCGGCGACCGTTCTACGCACGAGAAGCTGCAATCTTAAAGAATTCAGGATTAATTCTAGATCAATTAATTTTTATCAAACGATTAATTAACGGAAGCAATTAAGGAGAAGATGAACAAGAAGCAATAGCCGACAGTGATGGAGATAGAGATGTTACGGTTACTCCGGAGGCTCCACAGCCGCCGATCGATTGGAAATTGTTGCAGGTGTTCGGGAAAAGAACGACGGTGAAGAAATACTTGAACAATCATTGGTAAGCTAGCTTATGTGCCTAACTTGCTAAAAATTGTGATTCTTTGGTTTGTCTATTGAGTTTGGTTTCGATTAAGtgatatttgatctagtttttgGCTCGGTAGATTGCTGAGATAACAAAATCATAGAGGTATATCATTCATTGTTCCTTCAACAGTTTGCAATCTGTAGATCACATGTATAACAAAACATATTTAATTCATTTTTGATCTTAACAAACCCTAATTTTATGAAATTGCACCTGCATAAACGTAGATTAATGTTCAAATTAACAACTGCAACTGATTCAATAACTCGATAGGGTGAACTTGATATAAAATTATATGCAACGGATATGTTTTAAGGACGACTAATAAAATTAATCACGgcatatatatgttatttttaatTTAGTGTTGTTTGAATCATATCTCTGCAAACTTAACTTACATGTTCAAATTACTCTTGCATAAACGAACATCAAATGGCAGAAAGTAGCTAGGAAGCATACTGATCCTGCACCAAAACATGAACCACAATATGTCTCATTGTGTTCAAGCCTACCACCATGTTTTTGCAAGGCTTCTCAATCTGTTATCATTAGATAACAAAGCAAGAACAATTATAAGAAAAATAGTCTTCTATGATCTTTTGTACCGAAAAAGTAATACATCTTGAACACAATGTTGTGTGAGAATGATTTTTTTAAATAGCCTTGCGACCTCCGATACCATCTTGTCTTGATTCCTACAAAGCTTCTTCGATGGAATTTTCTAGTTTACGAATAATTCATTCAAACTACTAAGAATCAGGTAAATCCAAATTGTTTTAATTATTTACTGCATATTAGATGTGGCTCAATCAGAACGTCAGATGGCGATGATTTACTACAGATCATTCGTTTTGGGGAACATGATGATCGAGTCAATCATCACACGGTCGGATTTGAGATTAAGCAGGTAGTATCTTACATTCTAGGTCTATCCTTTTTGCACTCAATTCTTAGGCTAGATTTTAGATTTTAATGAACTACTCACTATGTATCAATTTATGAGCCCTAAAATTTGTGATTTGCAGCTACTCATGTGGATGTGTTGCAGTCAGGCCATTTATGAAGTTTGCGGTGCATAGAAATTGTATCATTGAGCTAACGTTCCGTATCTATTATTGAAAGAATGTTGTACAGTAGTTTACAAGTGCATATGCTTATTGTACAAGTTTggctttttattttcttttctacTTCCCCTGAATCAACCAATGCATAGGTTTTCCAATGATTTGGTACCATTACTTGCTTTTAGATTTGGATTTTCGTTTTTCCAATTGGGTAAGGTTTTCACTTCGCTAAGTTCCCGAGTGATTTGGTATCGGTACTTGCTTGCATGTTCATCCGAACCAAGTTACAAATTATGCTGATTCAAATTTTCCTTCTGCAATATCGTTTTGCCACTTTCGATTCGCCGAACGTGTGAAAGAGGTTCTGATCTGAAAAACATGGTATTTTCTTTCTACAGTGTCTGCAGTTTGGATTTTCATTTTGCCAATTGGTATTTTTGCACCTCGTATGTGCAGTGAATGTTTGCATATGCAGATGTAATTTTAAAGTGTTATTCTTCCAAGAGAATGGTATCAGCCTAAACGACAATGGTAAGCTTCCGTGCTTCACTTTTTACATTCAACTTTTACTTATTTGGTCTGGATATCTATAATTCTTATACCGAACTTAGAGCCAACAATAGTCCTAATGTTTGATTCTTATATTGTAGAGGAATAAGAGGGTTCATGTGGCGAAAGTAAAGATGGGTTCTGCATATATTTCACAGGCAGTTTTATGACAATTTATATTAGTTTTTTGGTTCACTTATAGAACACACAGGTGGTTACAATTGCTTTTTCAGAAGTAGTTAAAAGTTGGTTGTTAGTAGTAGCTCATATGGTTGGTTATTGCATTGTTAACAAAACCCTCAAATTATAGCAACAAGCCCTTTGGGGGCTCAAATTTTTCATTTTACTGTAGATATTTAGTTGTAGATATTTCGTTGTTGTAGACATGTCTATAGACATTGACACAAGACTAGCGTGTTTCATTCTGGCAGCATGGCGGAAATGGGCAGCATATTTCATaaacgctcatttaacatgttaaatttatttattttaatattttaagcccgcataaactccacacaaaactttattttagtaattTATACTCTAATCcgaaatttaatatataatttagttaaataaagttaaatcgaacctagtagatcaaggcaaactctcatttaacatgataaagtttattgtacaaaacttattttaacatgtttggtcaaataaagtcgaatcaagtttagttgatcaatgcatacttttctttaacatgttaaattaatttattttaatattttgagccccGCATAAACTACAcacaaaacttattttaatattttggatTCTACgccgaaattcaatatataatttggttaaataaagttgaatcgtACCTAGTTCATCAAtttaaactctcatttaacatgttaaagtttatcgtacaaaacttatcttaaaatgtttggtcaaataaatttgaatcgagtttagttgatcaacgtaaacgctcatttaacatgtAAGATTTAttgattttaatatttttagccaGCATAAACTCTACACAAAacattattttagtattttaaactctaatccaaaaattaatttataatttggtcaaattAAGTTAAATCGAACCTTGTAGATcaaggcaaactctcatttaacgtgTTAAAGTTTATTCTACAAaatttattttatcatgtttggtcaaataaagtcgtaTCAAgcttagttgatcaatgcaaactttactttaacatgttaaattaatttatttaatattttgagCGCGCATTAACTccatacaaaactttattttagtattttaaacaCTTATCcagaatttaatatataatttgatCAAATAAATTTAAATCGAACCTAGTAGAACAAGTCAACCTTTCATcatgttaaagtttattgtacaaattttattttaatatatttggtcaaataaagtcaaattaattttagttgatcaatgcaaacatttttttaacatgttaaattaatttattttagtattttgagcccgcataaactacacacaaaactttatttaagTATTTTGAACTCTAGGctgaaattcaatatataatttggttaaataaagttgaatcaagtttagttgatcaatgcaaacatttctttaacatgttaaattaatttattttaatattttgagcccgcataaactacacacaaaactttattttaatattttggacTCTATGCAGAAATTCAAAatataatttggttaaataaagttAAATCGCACCTAGTTGATCAAtttaaactctcatttaacatgttaaagtttattgtacaaaacttatcttaaaatgtttggtcaaataaattcgAATCGAGTTTAGTTGGTTAATGTaaacgctcatttaacatgttagatttatttattttaatatttttagccaGCATAAACTCTACACAAAACTTTATTCTAGTATTTTAAACTCTAATCCAAAATTCAATTTATAaattggtcaaataaagttaaatcgaACCTTGAAGATCAAGCCGAACTCTCAATTAACGTGTTAAAGTTTAttatacaaaacttattttaacatgtttggtcaaataaagtcgtaTCAAGTTTAGGTGATCAATGtaaacttttctttaacatgttaaattaatttattttaatattttgagcgcGCATAAACTCCggacaaaactttattttagtattttaaactctTATCCAAAATTgaatatataatttg is from Helianthus annuus cultivar XRQ/B chromosome 9, HanXRQr2.0-SUNRISE, whole genome shotgun sequence and encodes:
- the LOC118481898 gene encoding protein FAR1-RELATED SEQUENCE 8-like isoform X1, translated to MCLFWYKMVFVPFTGIDNHCRNVILRDGLLASESIESYKWLLNSFVKSFGRQPKVVVTDQDPAMKQAIEDVFSTSKHRLCMWHIMKKVANKVAQELCNNDEFERRMCDIVWTDSIEPQEFERQWKLVMIEFGLTENKWIDDMFSMRYMWIPAFYRHEPMSGLMRTTSRSESKNHFFFARCQIHNSLL
- the LOC118481898 gene encoding protein FAR1-RELATED SEQUENCE 5-like isoform X2; protein product: MICIVDGRLYTVKRFVDGHNHKFVCLHDIPMLPAYRQLSDVQEEMVWELGILNLGPVKAFHVMRKPYGGFENVGATVDDCKNFRNRINSYIGEYDADMVINRVTDKKQYLADYSFEYSVDDDKRLTGLFWADGLCKLNFMEFGDVISFDATFKTNSVYFACVCSGTRWCLFRSLALITTVEM
- the LOC110874364 gene encoding dihydrolipoyl dehydrogenase 2, chloroplastic produces the protein MVQPQAKEKAKKEKFKISVAKTSFKENTKALAENEEEGLAKLLYRPDTGEILGVYILGMHVVDLIHEASNVIALGTRVQAGGAEVLREVAESGNERAQENVKRMLTALRERDDGEGRDWRALLEGGASQTRYGRGYSTAF